The genomic stretch GACCACGAGGCACTCGACCACAGCTCACTGGACCGCGCCGAGGCCGTGCTCGACCGACAGGCGCTCCGCCGGGCACTGGGCACGCTGCCGGAGCGACAGCGGCACGCGGTGGTCCTGCGCTACCTGGCCGACCTGTCCGGCCCGGAGCTCGGGCGGGCGCTCGGGGTCCCCACCGGCACGGCGAAGTCGCGCGCGCGGGACGGCGTGCTGACGCTCCGGCGGACCCTGGTCGGTCCGGCAGGCGAAGGCAGCGAGGGCTCCGGGCGCCGCCTGGGTAGGTTCGAGGGGTGACCAGCACCGCACGCCCGATCACCCTCATGACCTACAACATCAAGAACCCGGACCCGGTGCACGACTGGCCCGCCCGACTGCCCGTCGTCCTCGACGTCATCCGCCGCCACGACCCCGACCTGCTCTGCGTGCAGGAGGCCTTCGACCACCAGATGGACGCCCTCCGCCAAGGCCTGCCGGACCACGACGCCGTCGGCCAGGGACGAGAGGGCGGTACGGCGGGCGAGCACGCCGCGGTGTTCTACCGGCGCGACCGGTTCCGCCCCGTCGACTCCGGATCGTTCTGGTTGTCGGACACCCCGGACGAGCCCGTCTCGAACACCTGGGACAGCCTGTACCCGCGGATCGCGAACCACGCGCGGTTCCTCGATGCCGAGGGTCCGGCGTTCACGCTGCTGACGACGCACATGGACCACGAGCAGGGCCCGCACGGCGACGAGGTCCGCGCCCGCAGTGCCGCGCTCGTCGTGCAGCGGCTGTCGGTCGTCGACGGCCCGGTGCTCTTCGCGGGGGACTGCAACGAGCCGGCCGGGGCGGGTGCGGCCTCGCAGGTGTTCGCGGACGCCGGCTACACCGACGCCTGGAGCGTGGCGGGGGACCCGGACGACCACACGGCGTCCTACAACGACTGGCAGCCGCCGGTGGCGACCGGGGAGCGCATCGACTGGGTCTTCACGCGTGACGTCACCGCGGTCGACCGGGTGCGGATCGACCACGACGGGCCGGAGACCTGGTTCGCGAGCGACCACTTCCCGGTGATCGCGACGATCCGGGTCTGAACCTCAGAAGCCGCGGGGCCTCAGCAGCCGCGGGCGGGGCGGATCGGCATCGGCGACCCGATCACGGTGACGGTGGAGTCGTCGGTCAGGACCGAGACGCCGTTGGCACCGTCGCCGTTTGCACCGTCGCCCTCGGTGCCGTGGTGGCCGCCGGTCCCGCGGTCGCCATCGTGGTCACTGTCGTCGGTCCACCCGCGCTGCAGCAGGAGCTGCCACGCCTGGGCGTCGTCCGACCCGAGGGACTCGCGGTCGCTCGCCGGTGCGTCGTCGATCTGGTCAGAGACGTCGTCGCCGACCTGGACCCCGTCCGGCCCGGAGAGCTCGATGACCGCGCCGAGACGGGAGCGGACGTGGTCGCGGAGCACGCGGACCTCGACCCGGTTGCCGGCGGTGCCGGGCTCCGCCAACGCGGCGACGCGGATCGCACCGCCCCACGTCGAGGTCGTGCTGGCCGGCACGCAGCGACCGGCGTCGCCGACGGCGGTCTGCGTGCGTGCGGGGGTGCCGAGGATGCGGTTGAGGACCGAGACGGTGTGCTTGGCGTCGCGCATCGACACGGTCGTGACGGTGTGGTCGTCGGAGCGGAACACGATCGACTCGGCGCGGAGCTCGACGGCGTCGACGGACTTCAGCGCGCCGGACGACACCGGACGCCAGGTCGGCACGGGATCGGCGGTGCGGGTCGCGGACGCGGTCGGCTCAGCGGCAGCAGCGCGGTCGGCGTCCTGGCCGGACCAGTGCACGACCGCCTGGCCGTTGCCCACCACGAGGGCGAGCGCCACGGCGCCGATCGTCATCACAGTCCTGGGAGTCACTCGCTCGACCGTAGCGGCCCCTCCCGGGCTGGGCGACGGGTGTTACCGAAACGGGTCCGCACCGTCACCGGACCGTGACATTCCCAGGACGCAGGCCGGACGGGGTCGCGCCGCGTACCGTCGGACCCATGGCGGAGTACGTGGTGGACAGCACGGGAGACAACGCGGCGCACGGCGTCGACCTGATCGACGGCGACGAACCGGCGGTGCGGATGATCGTGCACGGTGACCTGCCGGCGACCATCGACCACGACGGCCGGACGTGGGCGCGCACCGGCGACGCCGAGGACCAGGGTGACGACGCCCCGCCGATCGCGGTGTACCGCCCGGTCTGAGGGCGGCCCACTGCGGGTCCACGCGGCAGCAGCCGGTCTGCGCGGCGGGGGACAGCCTCCTGAACGGGGACCGGAGCGGCCGTGCGTACCGTCGCAGCCATGACGGACCAGCGGATCGACCAGTACACCATGCAGGACCCGACGAAGCTCTACGCCGACAAGAAGCCGGACGAGCAGTACCTCGAGGGCGCCGGCACCGACGCCGAGATGGCGGAGAACGTCCCGGCCGACCACGGCGAGGACACCTACCGCGGCTCCGGCCGTCTCGAGGGTCGCAAGGCGCTCATCACCGGCGGCGACTCCGGCATCGGCGCGGCCGTCGCGATCGCCTACGCCCGTGAAGGCGCGGACGTCGCGATCGGCTACCTGCCCGAGGAGCAGGAGGACGCCGACCGCATCGTCGCCCTCATCGAGGCCGCCGGTCGCAAGGCCGTCGCCCTGCCCGGGGACATCAAGGACCTGGCGTTCTGCGAGCAGCTCGTCGAGACGGCCGTGCAGGAGCTCGGCGGCCTGGACATCCTGGTCAACAACGCCGGCAAGCAGCAGAACGTCGACGACATCACGAAGATCTCCGACGACGAGTTCGACGAGACCTTCAAGACGAACGCGTACGCGACGTTCCGCATCACGAAGGCCGCCGTGCCGCACCTCAAGCCGGGTTCGACGATCATCAACACCACGTCGATCCAGGCGTACGCACCGTCCCCGCACCTGGTGCACTACGCCGCCACGAAGGCGACCGTGAACAACCTGGCGAAGGGCCTGGCCGCGCAGCTCGCGCCGAAGGGCATCCGCGTCAACGCCGTCGCACCGGGCCCGATCTGGACCCCGCTGCAGCCGGCCGGCGGCCAGCCGTCCGACGCGCTGCCGTCCGCGGGCGAGCAGACCTACCTCGGCCGCTGGGGCCAGCCCGCCGAGCTCGCGCCGGCGTTCGTGTTCCTCGCCAGCGGTGAGTCGTCCTACGTGGTCGGCGAGACGCTGCACGTCGACGGCGGCATGCCGACGCCGTAGTCGGTCAACCGGCGGCGACGCCGCGCACGACGGGAGGCCCGTGGCTGCTCAGCCACGGGCCTCCCGTCATGCGGTCGGACCAGCCGCGTGCCGGCGGACCGTCAGTGCGTGCCGCAGGTCCGCGCCATCGACTCGAGCAGCTCGCGCGCTGCGAGGGCCGCGGCCAGCTCGACCTCGACGGGGTTGATGCCGACGGCCTGCTCGAACTGCCGACGCCGGGCCTGCAGCGCGACCGGTACCTCGGGCCGCTGCGGCAGGACGGCGATCGCGGCGGCGGCGGCCTCGAACGCACCCTCCGGGCGGCCGAGGTGCTCCCACATCGTGCGGACGTCGTGCGCCACCTGCTCCGGGGTGCTCGCGAACTCGAACCCGGCGGACGCCATGGTCGCCAAGCCCTGTGCGGTGGAGTCGTTCGGGGACATCCCGGCATCGTCACACACCCCGCCGCGGACACGCCCAGGCAGTGGCCGTCGGACGCCTCCGCTTGTCCCCCATGTTGCCGACCCCCGGACCGGGGATGCGCCGGACCCCCGATCTCCGCCAAGATCGACATGCGGACAGGACGTCCGCACCGCCTGGACGCGACGGCCACGACCTGACCGTGCGTCCCGGACACGGAGGGCACGATGCTCGAGGACACCAGCGCCGACACGATGGCTGCCGCTGCGGCTGCGGCGACCCTGCACCTGCGGATCAGGATCGTGGGTGCCACCGTCGACCTGCTCCGTGACGTGCCCTTCCACGAGGCACGCGCCGAACACGTCGCCGAGCGGCTGGACATCTCGACGCACGAGCTGCAGCAGCACTTCCCGTCGTGGGACGGGCTCGTCCTGGCAGCGGTGGACCGGTGGAACGGCGCCCGGATGGACGAGGTCACCCGCGAGGTCGGCAACGGCAGCACCGTCGAGCTCCTCCGCGCGATCGTCGCCTCGAACGCCGACGACCCGGCACTGATGCGTCTGCTCGTCGCACTGCTCAGTGTCGCCGGCAACCCGCAGCACGCCATGTCGAACTACCTGCGGTCGCGGTACCAGCTGTTCTTCGCCCAGGTGAGGCGCGGTCTGGAGCACGACATCGCGGTCGGACGAGCCCCGCACACGATGGACCCCCGCCGTGGAGCCGAGCAGCTCATCGCCCTGTACGAGGGGCTGCAGCTGCAGGCGCTCCTCCGCAGCGACCTCGACCTGGTCGCGGCCTTCGACCGGGCTGTCGCCCGCCTGGAGCGCGGCTGGATGGAACGGTACGAGGCGACCGCGCAGCGCCGGCTGTCGACCTGGGGCGACGTGTCCTGGTCCGACGACGAGACCTGGTCGGTCTGACGGAGCGGCCTCCGCCGGGACTGTCCCTGCCGGGCCGGCTCCTGCCGGGTCGGCCCCGGCCGGGCAGGGAGGGCCCGTCCGTGCTGGCCGCCGACCGCACCCGCTGGGACGTCGCCGAGGGGAGCCCGGGTACGCCGGGAAGCCCATCGGAAGGAACGATCGTGGCAGCACCGAACCCCATCCAGATCCAGAAGTACCTGAGCGGCATCGACTACCCGGCCTCGAAGGACGACGTCGTGTCGACCGCCGAGAAGGAGAACGCCCCCGACGACGTGCTCGAGGCGCTCCGTGCGATCCCGGACGGCGAGTACGACGGCCCCACCGACGTGTCGAAGGCCGTCTCGGACGCGAGCTAGCGGCTGCGGCTGCGGCTGCGGCCTGCTGCGGCCTGCCGCGGTTCGCGCTGGGCGACACGGCACGCGGCCCCGTGCCCGCGTCGTGTCGCTCAGCGCGAACCCGGGCGCCGCGACCGGCTCACCAGCGCGGGACGCTGCCGTTGCCCGGGTCGTAGCCGGAGTCGCGGATGACCGGCAACGCGGTGGTGTCGCTGTGCACCGAGTGCACCTCGATCCGGCGCCCGCGACGCAGCGCACGCCGTGCCCCGGGGGTCGCGAAGAGCCCGCCGAGCACCAGTCCGGCCCCGATCGCGAGCGCCACGGTCACCGCCGACCCGAAGTCCAGCACCGAGCTCGACGACCCGCTCATCACGTTGAGCAGCGCGTTCGACACCGCGACACCGGGCAGCAGCGCCCCGCAGAACGCCGGCACCGCGATAGCCGAGACGGCCGTGCGCATCCGGACGGCCGCGTAGGTCGAGAGCACGCCGAGCAGCACCGCCGCCAGGAACGTCGCACCGAGCAGCGGCAGGCCGAACTCCTTGAGCTGCCAGAGCGCCGCCCCCGCCGCGACCGAGAACACCACCGCGACCGGGATCACCCGTGCGCTGGCCTGCTGCACGAAGCAGTTCGCCCCGGCCGACGCCACGGTCAGGGACAGCGACGCCCAGAGCGGCAGGGCCTGGGTGACGATGCCGGACGGCTCGACCTCGAGCCGGAGCCAGTGCGTCACGGCGATGCCCGCCGGCACCCCGACGACGATCGCCGCGATGAGCATGCCGATCGTGAACGCCCGGGCGACCGCCATCGCGCGGAACCCCGAGATCGCGTCCTGCGCCCACGTCACGAGTTGCACGTGCGGCAGCAGGAGCACCACGAGGGCCGCGACCATCGTCGCCGCGCCGGTCGGGGTGAGCACACCCGCCCAGATCGCGAGCGTGCCGATCACCGACGCCACCGCCCCCTGCGCGCCGGAGACGAAGAACTGCGGGTACCCGCGGCCGGTCAGCCACCGGCCGGAGACGATGATGCCGAGCATCAGGATGAACGCCCCGACGCCGGCCCGCCAACCACCACCGGCCTGCAGCGCGATCGAGGTCCCGAGCACCGACAACCCGACGTCGGCGAGCCACATCGGCCACCGCGGCGGCATCCGGAGCACCGCCACGAGGGCGCTCACCGCGCTGGTCATGTCCCGGTCGTCGTGGATGACGTCGTCGACGATCTGGTTCGCCCACGTCAGCCGTCCGAGGTCGGCCCCGTCGGAGCGCGTGCTGCGCATCTTGACGAGCGGCGGGCCCTCGGTCGGCGAGTACTGGATCGTCACCGAGCTGCCCGAGAAGTCCAGGTCGAGCGGTGCGAGGTTCCACTTCGTCGCCACCGCGATCACGGCGGTCTCGACGCTCCGGGTGTCGGCACCGGAGGCGAGCATCACCTCGGTCAGGTCGAGACAGAAGTCGACGATCTGCCGGGCCGAGTACTGCTCCCGCAGCGAGCGCGTGTCCGGCGTGACGTGCTCGTAGATCGTGCCGCGCAGTCGCGCGCGGACGTCCCGCATGTCGTGCTGGGCGACGCTCCGGGCCTTCGGGCGCGGACGGGGTGGACGGCCCGGCCGGGGGCCGGGAGGGAGCGGTTCGGCCATCGGACCATTGTGCCTGCCGTCCTCGTGCGCCGCCTGGTGCCGGGTGGGACGACGGACGGGAGGCTCCCCACCGGTCCGGTGCGGAGCCTCCCGTCAGTACGGTGCGCGCTGCTTACTGCTCGAACGTGGCGTGCAGTTCGATGTCGACGCCGGTGAGGGCCTTGCTGACCGGGCAGGTCGCCTTGGCCTCGTCGGCGGCCTTGAGGAAGGTCGCCTCGTCGATGCCGGTGACCTCGCCGTGCACGGTGAGGACGATGCCGGTGAGCTTGAAGCCGGCCGTGTCCGGGCCGAGCGAGACGTCGGCCTTGACGTCGAGGGACTCGACGGTGCCGCCGGCCTCGCCGAGGACGGCGGAGAACTGCATGGCGTAGCAGGCCGAGTGCGCTGCGGCGATGAGCTCTTCGGGGCTGGTGGTGCCGCCGGCCTCGTCAGCGGCGCGCTTCGGGAAGGACACGTCGTAGGTGCCGACCTTCGAGCTGGAGAGTTCGACCTGGCCGGAACCGTCGTTGAGGCCGCCGTTCCAGGCGGTGCGTGCGGTGCGCGTGGGCATGGCCGCTCCTTTCGTTCGGGGTGCGGGCCGGGTGCGACCCTCGGTGCCGAGTCAATCGGAGAACGCTCGTTCTCGCAACCGGTTCCCGGGGAAGACGCAGGCTGACGGCTCCC from Curtobacterium sp. MCLR17_032 encodes the following:
- a CDS encoding TetR/AcrR family transcriptional regulator, whose amino-acid sequence is MLEDTSADTMAAAAAAATLHLRIRIVGATVDLLRDVPFHEARAEHVAERLDISTHELQQHFPSWDGLVLAAVDRWNGARMDEVTREVGNGSTVELLRAIVASNADDPALMRLLVALLSVAGNPQHAMSNYLRSRYQLFFAQVRRGLEHDIAVGRAPHTMDPRRGAEQLIALYEGLQLQALLRSDLDLVAAFDRAVARLERGWMERYEATAQRRLSTWGDVSWSDDETWSV
- a CDS encoding DUF2795 domain-containing protein; protein product: MAAPNPIQIQKYLSGIDYPASKDDVVSTAEKENAPDDVLEALRAIPDGEYDGPTDVSKAVSDAS
- a CDS encoding endonuclease/exonuclease/phosphatase family protein — protein: MTSTARPITLMTYNIKNPDPVHDWPARLPVVLDVIRRHDPDLLCVQEAFDHQMDALRQGLPDHDAVGQGREGGTAGEHAAVFYRRDRFRPVDSGSFWLSDTPDEPVSNTWDSLYPRIANHARFLDAEGPAFTLLTTHMDHEQGPHGDEVRARSAALVVQRLSVVDGPVLFAGDCNEPAGAGAASQVFADAGYTDAWSVAGDPDDHTASYNDWQPPVATGERIDWVFTRDVTAVDRVRIDHDGPETWFASDHFPVIATIRV
- a CDS encoding SDR family oxidoreductase codes for the protein MTDQRIDQYTMQDPTKLYADKKPDEQYLEGAGTDAEMAENVPADHGEDTYRGSGRLEGRKALITGGDSGIGAAVAIAYAREGADVAIGYLPEEQEDADRIVALIEAAGRKAVALPGDIKDLAFCEQLVETAVQELGGLDILVNNAGKQQNVDDITKISDDEFDETFKTNAYATFRITKAAVPHLKPGSTIINTTSIQAYAPSPHLVHYAATKATVNNLAKGLAAQLAPKGIRVNAVAPGPIWTPLQPAGGQPSDALPSAGEQTYLGRWGQPAELAPAFVFLASGESSYVVGETLHVDGGMPTP
- a CDS encoding threonine/serine exporter family protein, encoding MAEPLPPGPRPGRPPRPRPKARSVAQHDMRDVRARLRGTIYEHVTPDTRSLREQYSARQIVDFCLDLTEVMLASGADTRSVETAVIAVATKWNLAPLDLDFSGSSVTIQYSPTEGPPLVKMRSTRSDGADLGRLTWANQIVDDVIHDDRDMTSAVSALVAVLRMPPRWPMWLADVGLSVLGTSIALQAGGGWRAGVGAFILMLGIIVSGRWLTGRGYPQFFVSGAQGAVASVIGTLAIWAGVLTPTGAATMVAALVVLLLPHVQLVTWAQDAISGFRAMAVARAFTIGMLIAAIVVGVPAGIAVTHWLRLEVEPSGIVTQALPLWASLSLTVASAGANCFVQQASARVIPVAVVFSVAAGAALWQLKEFGLPLLGATFLAAVLLGVLSTYAAVRMRTAVSAIAVPAFCGALLPGVAVSNALLNVMSGSSSSVLDFGSAVTVALAIGAGLVLGGLFATPGARRALRRGRRIEVHSVHSDTTALPVIRDSGYDPGNGSVPRW
- a CDS encoding OsmC family protein, with translation MPTRTARTAWNGGLNDGSGQVELSSSKVGTYDVSFPKRAADEAGGTTSPEELIAAAHSACYAMQFSAVLGEAGGTVESLDVKADVSLGPDTAGFKLTGIVLTVHGEVTGIDEATFLKAADEAKATCPVSKALTGVDIELHATFEQ